A genomic stretch from Gemmatimonadota bacterium includes:
- a CDS encoding ferritin-like domain-containing protein — MTPQNLQDLYVYQLRDLLSAETQLISALPTMAENASTPDLERAFRDHLEETRGHKARLEQILDRLKVDKSGHTCHGMKGLIKEAKELVDDSTRLFGKDAPHGVRDAGLIASAQRVEHYEIAGYGTVATYAEMLGRAEDHALLGQTLEEEKKADSLLTRLAKESVNTRAARA; from the coding sequence ATGACGCCCCAGAATCTTCAGGACCTCTACGTCTACCAGCTCCGCGATCTCCTGAGCGCGGAGACCCAGTTGATCAGCGCCCTGCCCACGATGGCCGAGAACGCCTCCACACCTGATCTGGAGCGTGCCTTCCGCGACCATCTGGAGGAGACGCGCGGGCACAAGGCCCGGCTCGAGCAGATCCTCGACCGGCTCAAGGTCGACAAGAGCGGGCACACCTGCCACGGCATGAAGGGTCTGATCAAGGAAGCCAAGGAGCTGGTGGACGACTCCACCCGTCTCTTCGGCAAGGATGCCCCGCACGGCGTTCGGGACGCGGGGCTCATCGCGTCGGCGCAACGGGTGGAGCACTACGAGATCGCGGGCTACGGCACCGTGGCCACCTACGCGGAGATGCTCGGCCGTGCCGAGGACCACGCCCTGCTGGGCCAGACGTTGGAGGAGGAGAAGAAGGCCGACAGCCTGCTGACGCGCCTCGCGAAGGAGAGCGTCAACACCCGCGCTGCTCGCGCCTGA
- a CDS encoding amidohydrolase family protein gives MRAHLTPPIALLLLLLPGAQGSVGGQEAPVESLTAWDVTAARGRTRTIDFTTDQGTWMSVDISPDGEWVVFDLLGQIYRMPARGGEAECLTQDSGVATNIHPRFSPDGTHIVFVSDRAGQSNPWIMGADGGEPRPLFLDPATRVVEPRWTPDGRSIVLRQQPQGVGGRRAGIWTYPLDGGPGRELVGASQRGAAWPAPSADGQHLYYHVPVSADGLIEGGMQLRRLDLRSGVVSEITTGTDQAQYRGSSGGAIAPEPSPDGRWLAFARRIPDGTVSWRGLRIGPRTALFLRDLASGAERRVMDPIELDMAEGIKTLRVLPGYAWTADSRALVISQGGKVRRLDVASGTVSTLQHRARVVRTMSEQARGDHRISDGPVEVRFMRWPTASPDGRRLLFQAVGRLWVMDLPDGVPQRLTEDSFEPLEYSGTWSPDGGSIVFASWHDLERGRLWRVPSRPGSRPERLEADAGEYVNPVWGSDGTLLVTRGSGATARGRTWASNPWYEIVRLTRSGAPEAVLTRASTRHDGGAQAGGRRQIVRASFGPEGRIFFPEEAPPDSQPRGTALVSVRPDGSDRQVHALLPYADEVVSSPDGRWIAFAEAFNVYVAPLPSTVGAAPPARIDKRADPDVRQLTREGGLYPRWRGDGTLEFGSGARYYRYDPATDRTDTTRITLRVPRALGSGTLALTHARVLPMNGGGVLDDATIVVADGRLACVGLCDTGAAERVIDLAGATVMPGIVDPHAHHHREHSGILPRRNFEAAAYLAYGVTTTMDPIGWSAAVFPEAEMIEAGLTVGPRVFSTGENMSPGDRARSNEIGSYEDALHEINRLLDWGAVAIKQYGQPLRSQRQWIADIAREKRVMVTGEGADLAYNIGTTLDGQTGWEHPMSYAPLYDDVAQLFGRAGAVYSPTFVVGGAGAWSEEYFWQVDDQWKDPKQQRWLPWRHLIPPTRRRTLRPETDYTFPFIALGMADIIARGGGGAIGSHGQHHGIGSHWEMWMIATAMDPMGTLEVATMHGARFLGMERDIGSLEAGKLADLIVLDADPLSDIHNTTAIRWVMKAGRMYDAATLDELWPEERPYGPYPWIDGDMLRADDRPVGWWDRPGR, from the coding sequence ATGCGCGCGCACCTGACTCCTCCGATCGCTCTGCTGCTGCTCCTCCTCCCCGGCGCGCAGGGCAGCGTCGGAGGCCAGGAGGCACCGGTCGAGTCCCTCACCGCGTGGGACGTCACGGCGGCTCGCGGCCGTACCCGGACGATCGACTTCACGACCGACCAGGGGACGTGGATGTCGGTCGACATCTCTCCCGATGGGGAATGGGTGGTGTTCGACCTGCTGGGGCAGATCTATCGCATGCCGGCGCGCGGTGGGGAGGCGGAGTGCCTCACGCAAGACAGCGGAGTGGCCACCAACATCCATCCGCGCTTCTCGCCCGATGGGACGCACATCGTCTTCGTCTCGGACCGCGCGGGACAGAGCAATCCTTGGATCATGGGCGCCGACGGGGGCGAGCCACGTCCGCTCTTCCTCGATCCCGCGACCCGCGTCGTCGAGCCGCGCTGGACGCCGGACGGCCGATCCATCGTGCTGCGCCAGCAGCCGCAGGGTGTGGGCGGCCGCAGGGCCGGCATCTGGACCTACCCACTCGACGGCGGCCCCGGACGGGAGCTGGTGGGCGCTTCACAACGAGGCGCGGCCTGGCCTGCGCCTTCCGCGGATGGACAGCACCTGTACTACCACGTCCCCGTGTCGGCCGACGGCCTCATCGAGGGCGGGATGCAGCTGCGGCGACTCGATCTCCGCTCGGGGGTGGTCTCGGAGATCACCACCGGCACGGATCAAGCGCAGTATCGGGGCTCCAGCGGGGGCGCGATCGCTCCAGAGCCCTCGCCCGACGGCCGCTGGCTGGCGTTCGCCCGCCGCATCCCGGACGGGACGGTCTCCTGGCGCGGGCTCCGCATCGGCCCTCGGACCGCGTTGTTCCTGCGCGATCTCGCGTCGGGAGCCGAGCGGCGGGTGATGGACCCCATCGAGCTGGACATGGCCGAGGGCATCAAGACGTTGCGGGTGCTGCCCGGGTACGCGTGGACCGCGGACAGCCGTGCGCTCGTGATCTCGCAGGGGGGGAAGGTGCGCCGGCTGGACGTCGCGAGCGGCACGGTCTCCACGCTTCAGCATCGCGCCCGTGTGGTGCGCACGATGTCGGAGCAGGCGCGCGGCGATCACCGCATCTCCGACGGCCCCGTCGAGGTGCGCTTCATGCGCTGGCCCACGGCGTCACCGGACGGGCGCCGTCTGCTCTTCCAGGCCGTCGGGCGCCTGTGGGTGATGGATCTGCCGGACGGCGTGCCGCAGCGCCTGACGGAGGATTCCTTCGAGCCGCTCGAGTACTCGGGAACGTGGTCTCCCGACGGCGGGTCCATCGTGTTCGCGAGCTGGCACGACCTCGAACGCGGCCGCCTGTGGCGCGTGCCCAGCCGACCGGGATCGCGGCCCGAGCGGTTGGAAGCCGACGCGGGCGAGTACGTGAACCCCGTGTGGGGCTCCGACGGCACCCTCCTCGTCACCCGGGGGTCGGGCGCGACCGCGCGCGGCCGCACCTGGGCCAGCAACCCGTGGTACGAGATCGTCCGTCTCACCCGGTCCGGCGCTCCGGAGGCGGTGTTGACGCGCGCCAGCACGCGGCACGACGGCGGCGCTCAGGCCGGCGGGCGTCGTCAGATCGTGCGGGCGTCGTTCGGGCCCGAGGGGCGGATCTTCTTCCCGGAGGAAGCCCCGCCCGACTCCCAACCGCGCGGCACGGCGCTCGTCTCGGTGCGCCCGGACGGGAGCGATCGTCAGGTCCACGCGCTCCTGCCGTACGCGGACGAGGTCGTTTCCTCCCCCGACGGGCGCTGGATTGCGTTTGCCGAGGCCTTCAACGTGTACGTGGCCCCGCTGCCCAGCACCGTGGGCGCGGCCCCTCCCGCCCGGATCGACAAGCGCGCCGATCCGGACGTGCGGCAGCTCACCCGCGAGGGCGGGCTGTATCCGCGCTGGCGCGGGGATGGCACACTCGAATTCGGGAGCGGAGCCCGCTACTACCGGTACGATCCCGCCACCGACCGGACGGACACGACCCGGATCACGCTGCGCGTTCCCCGCGCGCTGGGATCCGGCACCCTGGCGCTCACCCACGCGCGGGTGCTGCCCATGAACGGCGGCGGAGTGCTCGACGACGCCACCATCGTGGTCGCGGACGGCCGCCTCGCCTGCGTGGGCCTCTGTGACACCGGGGCGGCCGAGCGGGTGATCGACCTCGCGGGTGCCACAGTCATGCCCGGCATCGTGGACCCGCACGCGCACCACCACCGTGAGCATTCCGGCATCCTGCCGCGTCGCAACTTCGAGGCGGCCGCCTACCTGGCCTACGGCGTCACGACGACCATGGACCCCATCGGCTGGTCCGCGGCGGTCTTCCCGGAGGCGGAGATGATCGAGGCGGGGCTGACGGTCGGGCCACGGGTATTCAGCACCGGGGAGAACATGTCCCCCGGCGACCGGGCCCGGTCCAACGAGATCGGCAGCTATGAAGACGCGCTGCACGAGATCAACCGGCTGTTGGACTGGGGCGCCGTCGCCATCAAGCAGTACGGGCAACCGCTGCGGAGCCAGCGGCAGTGGATCGCCGACATCGCGCGGGAGAAGCGGGTGATGGTGACGGGAGAAGGGGCGGACCTGGCCTACAACATCGGCACGACGCTCGACGGTCAGACCGGCTGGGAGCATCCGATGAGCTATGCACCGCTCTACGACGACGTGGCCCAACTGTTCGGCCGGGCGGGCGCGGTCTATTCACCGACGTTCGTGGTCGGGGGAGCCGGCGCCTGGAGCGAGGAGTACTTCTGGCAGGTGGACGACCAGTGGAAGGATCCGAAGCAGCAGCGCTGGCTGCCTTGGCGCCACCTCATTCCCCCCACGCGTCGCCGCACGCTGCGTCCGGAGACCGACTACACGTTCCCGTTCATCGCGCTGGGGATGGCCGACATCATCGCGCGGGGCGGAGGCGGGGCGATCGGCTCGCACGGTCAACATCACGGGATCGGGTCCCACTGGGAGATGTGGATGATCGCCACCGCCATGGATCCCATGGGGACGCTGGAGGTGGCCACGATGCACGGCGCCCGCTTCCTGGGCATGGAGCGCGACATCGGGTCGTTGGAAGCGGGGAAGCTCGCGGACCTGATCGTCCTGGACGCCGATCCTTTGAGCGACATCCACAACACGACCGCCATCCGGTGGGTCATGAAGGCGGGGAGGATGTACGACGCCGCCACGCTCGACGAGCTCTGGCCGGAGGAGCGTCCGTACGGCCCCTACCCCTGGATCGACGGCGACATGCTCCGGGCCGACGACCGACCCGTCGGGTGGTGGGACCGACCGGGACGCTGA
- a CDS encoding SMR family transporter — protein MFLYTTLLAAICFSVAGYFMKVSAGLTEGIPTAVMFLLVFLGAGFQALAMRHTGMTVTYVMVLGVEAVAAMALGGLLLGERPTLAHLAGTGLVLLGVLVLHASSV, from the coding sequence ATGTTCCTGTACACGACGCTGCTCGCAGCCATCTGCTTCAGCGTGGCCGGCTACTTCATGAAGGTCTCGGCGGGCCTCACGGAAGGGATTCCCACGGCCGTGATGTTCTTGCTGGTCTTCCTCGGCGCCGGCTTCCAGGCGCTCGCCATGCGCCACACCGGGATGACCGTCACCTACGTGATGGTGCTGGGGGTGGAGGCGGTCGCCGCGATGGCGCTCGGCGGTCTGCTGCTCGGAGAGCGACCCACCCTCGCCCACCTCGCGGGCACCGGGCTCGTCCTGCTGGGTGTGCTGGTCCTGCACGCGTCCAGCGTCTGA
- a CDS encoding DinB family protein, producing MADDASIRDLLARVLGWGEAHLTLEAAVEGLDPALRGVRPTGLPHSIWELVEHIRIAQRDLLDFTRPGAYSTPDWPREYWPDAPAPPDDAAWARTLERIREDALALSGIVHDPAIDLSAPVPHGDRAGQTYARSLLVAQDHAAYHIGQVVTVRQLLEAAAAG from the coding sequence ATGGCCGACGATGCCTCGATTCGTGACCTGCTCGCGCGCGTGCTCGGGTGGGGGGAGGCGCACCTGACGCTCGAGGCCGCCGTCGAGGGGCTCGACCCCGCGCTGCGCGGCGTGCGGCCGACCGGGCTGCCCCACTCGATCTGGGAGTTGGTGGAGCACATCCGGATCGCGCAGCGCGATCTGCTCGACTTCACGCGGCCCGGCGCGTATTCGACTCCCGACTGGCCACGCGAGTACTGGCCCGATGCGCCCGCGCCGCCGGACGACGCGGCGTGGGCGCGGACGCTCGAGCGCATCCGCGAGGACGCGCTGGCCCTGTCCGGGATCGTCCATGACCCCGCCATCGACCTGTCCGCTCCCGTACCGCACGGAGACCGTGCAGGGCAGACCTACGCCCGCTCGCTGCTCGTGGCGCAGGACCACGCGGCCTACCACATCGGCCAGGTCGTCACCGTGCGACAGCTCCTCGAGGCGGCGGCGGCGGGATAG
- a CDS encoding N-acyl homoserine lactonase family protein, protein MRRRLFLLLSLLAFAAPLPAQQWEILAVRYGTIADFPLRGLMPGAPEGEALDIAMVMWVLRDAEHVVLFDTGFFREAWLERFTFGDFERPDEALARAGIRAEDVTDVIISHAHWDHMGGIALFPNATLWLQEAEYTYYTGAAWQPGGRTGGIDRADIEHLLARNMAGQVRFVAGDDVEILPGIRAYIGARHTFASQYLRVETPQPWVLASDNAYLYRNLHEGRASATFSPEDREANIAAHRRMEELAGDPARVVPGHDVLQFERFPTVTERVVRITAGGGT, encoded by the coding sequence GTGCGCCGCCGCCTTTTCCTGCTCCTGTCGCTCCTGGCCTTCGCGGCCCCCCTCCCCGCCCAGCAGTGGGAGATCCTGGCGGTGCGCTACGGGACCATCGCCGACTTCCCCCTGCGCGGGCTGATGCCGGGAGCACCCGAGGGCGAGGCGCTCGACATCGCGATGGTGATGTGGGTGCTGCGCGACGCCGAACACGTAGTGCTGTTTGATACCGGCTTCTTCCGCGAAGCGTGGCTGGAGCGCTTCACCTTCGGCGACTTCGAACGCCCGGACGAGGCCCTCGCGCGCGCGGGCATCCGCGCCGAGGACGTGACCGACGTGATCATCAGCCACGCCCACTGGGACCACATGGGCGGCATCGCGCTGTTCCCGAACGCCACGCTCTGGCTGCAGGAAGCCGAGTATACCTACTACACGGGTGCGGCCTGGCAGCCCGGAGGCCGTACCGGTGGCATCGATCGCGCCGACATCGAGCACCTGCTGGCGAGGAACATGGCCGGACAGGTCCGCTTCGTGGCAGGAGACGACGTCGAGATCCTGCCCGGGATCCGCGCCTACATCGGCGCCCGCCACACCTTCGCATCACAGTACCTGCGGGTGGAGACGCCGCAGCCCTGGGTGCTGGCCTCCGACAACGCCTACCTCTACCGCAACCTGCACGAGGGGCGGGCCAGCGCCACGTTCTCGCCGGAGGATCGGGAGGCGAACATCGCCGCGCACCGGCGCATGGAGGAGCTGGCCGGGGACCCGGCGCGCGTGGTCCCGGGTCACGACGTCCTGCAATTCGAGCGCTTTCCCACCGTAACGGAAAGGGTCGTCCGCATCACGGCTGGAGGAGGCACATGA
- a CDS encoding vanadium-dependent haloperoxidase, which produces MNRICALCLALALGACRPVPPQIRAPHPADVVVSWNERLLEIAEAEDGFFTLKGVRTAAMMHLAMHDALNAVEPRFGTFSPVASSSTADPVAAASEAAYAVVVSQYPDRRQVLDDERARWTPADADVGNAASDLGSRVAAAVVETRNGDGWDAETAYEWHPMGPGVYAQFSEHSGTPEGFVFGAGWAAVRPFLLERGDQFRSPPPPEIRSEAYTRAFVEVKDVGAAVSTNRTADQTHFALWWKEFVEKSHNRLARELVTAESLDLWEAARLFALLNVSVFDGYVASFDSKFFYNHWRPYTAIRWAEHDGNPDTEADATWTNLHDHTYAFPSYPSAHGTVCGAAMTVLASVFGEERPFDMTIRAVDRSGPGSGLVEMDPPTRHFERFAQAADECALSRVYLGIHFRYDSEAGTALGRDVGGLAAAALPPRQAPGER; this is translated from the coding sequence ATGAATCGAATCTGCGCTCTCTGTCTCGCGCTCGCGCTGGGCGCGTGCCGACCCGTGCCACCGCAGATACGCGCCCCCCATCCGGCCGACGTCGTGGTGTCGTGGAACGAGCGCCTCCTGGAGATCGCCGAGGCGGAGGATGGCTTCTTCACGCTGAAGGGCGTGCGCACGGCCGCGATGATGCATCTGGCGATGCACGACGCCTTGAACGCCGTCGAGCCGCGCTTCGGGACCTTCTCCCCGGTGGCCTCGTCGTCCACCGCGGACCCGGTCGCGGCCGCGTCCGAGGCCGCCTACGCCGTCGTCGTGTCGCAGTATCCGGATCGCCGGCAGGTCCTCGACGACGAGCGGGCGCGGTGGACCCCCGCGGACGCCGACGTCGGGAACGCGGCGTCCGACCTCGGGAGCCGCGTCGCGGCCGCGGTCGTCGAGACGCGGAACGGCGACGGCTGGGACGCGGAGACGGCCTACGAGTGGCATCCGATGGGCCCGGGGGTCTACGCGCAGTTCAGCGAGCACAGCGGAACCCCGGAAGGGTTCGTGTTCGGCGCCGGTTGGGCCGCCGTCCGGCCGTTCCTCCTGGAGCGCGGGGACCAGTTCCGTTCACCGCCGCCACCGGAGATCCGAAGCGAGGCCTACACCCGGGCGTTCGTCGAGGTCAAGGATGTGGGTGCGGCCGTGAGCACGAACCGCACGGCGGATCAGACCCACTTCGCGCTGTGGTGGAAGGAGTTCGTGGAGAAGTCGCACAATCGCCTGGCCCGGGAGCTGGTGACGGCGGAGTCGCTGGACCTCTGGGAGGCCGCCCGCCTCTTCGCGCTGCTCAACGTCAGCGTGTTCGACGGGTACGTCGCCTCCTTCGACTCCAAGTTCTTCTACAATCACTGGCGTCCCTATACTGCCATCCGCTGGGCCGAGCACGACGGCAATCCCGATACCGAAGCGGACGCGACCTGGACCAACCTGCACGACCACACCTATGCCTTTCCGTCCTATCCGTCGGCACACGGCACGGTGTGCGGAGCCGCGATGACGGTGTTGGCCAGCGTGTTCGGGGAGGAGCGCCCGTTCGACATGACCATCCGGGCGGTGGACCGCTCCGGGCCCGGCTCGGGGCTGGTGGAGATGGATCCGCCGACGCGCCACTTCGAGCGCTTCGCGCAGGCCGCCGACGAGTGCGCGCTCTCGCGCGTCTATCTGGGCATCCACTTCCGGTACGACTCCGAAGCCGGCACTGCGCTGGGCAGGGACGTCGGGGGACTGGCCGCGGCGGCCCTGCCGCCGAGGCAGGCACCGGGGGAGCGGTAG
- a CDS encoding amidase family protein has protein sequence MTFRTARPLPLLLLAVVTACTASPEPREPFDVVEATIPEMQQAMEEGRVTSRELVEAYLLRIALYEERINAVINVNPRALEEADRLDAERAAGRVRGPLHGIPVALKDNVHTTDIPTTGGALAFEGYLPPYDATLTTNLREAGAVILAKTVMTELANFIANGMPGNYSAVGGYGLNPYDPRRDPREGRNDGRPVMNTGGSSSGIGTAANFWAGNVGTETSGSILSPSNANMLVGIKPTIGRISRWGVIPITGDQDTAGPMTRNVTDAAILLGALEGRQPDPNDPTTTRCEPPPNGDYTQFLDANALQGARIGIPRAMYWDSAQAPGSETWRGGLTGERRTAMEEVIAILRERGAEIVDPADIPSVVDPDPANNLMLAGRSSVLHYGMKRDFNAWLASLGESAPVKTLTELREWNLAHERAGAIKYGQANLDQSDDLDLESDRASYEEDRARDLRLNGEHGIDEVMTGMELDALLFPGSGGAGISARPGYPTVIVPFALVPVDDEDFPAGFDPQPAPYGVSFAGMACSEPRLIALAYAFEQATKRRVPPPGMP, from the coding sequence ATGACCTTCCGCACCGCCCGTCCCCTGCCGCTCCTCCTCCTGGCCGTCGTGACGGCCTGTACGGCGTCCCCCGAGCCTCGGGAGCCCTTCGACGTCGTGGAGGCGACCATCCCGGAGATGCAGCAGGCCATGGAGGAGGGACGGGTCACCTCCCGCGAGCTGGTGGAGGCCTATCTGCTGCGGATCGCCCTGTACGAGGAGCGCATCAACGCGGTGATCAACGTCAACCCGCGCGCGCTCGAAGAGGCGGACCGGTTGGATGCGGAGCGGGCTGCCGGGAGGGTGCGCGGACCGCTGCATGGGATCCCGGTCGCCCTGAAGGACAACGTCCACACGACGGACATCCCGACGACGGGCGGGGCGCTCGCATTCGAAGGCTACCTGCCGCCGTACGACGCCACCCTCACCACCAACCTGCGTGAGGCCGGGGCCGTGATCCTCGCCAAGACGGTGATGACGGAGCTGGCGAACTTCATCGCCAACGGCATGCCCGGGAACTACTCGGCCGTGGGTGGCTACGGGCTGAATCCCTACGACCCGCGTCGGGATCCGCGCGAAGGCCGCAACGATGGCCGTCCGGTCATGAACACGGGAGGCTCCAGCTCGGGGATCGGCACCGCCGCCAACTTCTGGGCCGGCAACGTCGGTACGGAGACGTCGGGCTCGATCCTGTCTCCGTCCAACGCCAACATGCTCGTCGGCATCAAGCCCACGATCGGCCGCATCAGCCGCTGGGGTGTGATCCCCATCACCGGAGACCAGGATACCGCCGGCCCGATGACCCGGAACGTCACCGACGCCGCGATCCTCCTGGGTGCGCTGGAGGGCAGGCAACCCGATCCCAACGACCCCACCACCACGCGCTGCGAGCCGCCGCCGAACGGAGACTACACGCAGTTCCTCGATGCGAACGCGCTGCAGGGGGCGCGCATCGGCATCCCGCGCGCGATGTATTGGGATTCAGCGCAGGCGCCCGGCTCCGAGACGTGGCGCGGTGGGTTGACCGGGGAGCGGCGTACCGCGATGGAGGAGGTCATCGCCATCCTGCGGGAGCGGGGCGCGGAGATCGTCGATCCCGCCGACATCCCGAGCGTCGTGGATCCCGATCCCGCCAACAACCTTATGCTCGCGGGCCGCAGCAGCGTGCTGCACTACGGGATGAAGCGGGACTTCAACGCCTGGCTGGCGTCCCTCGGGGAGTCGGCGCCCGTCAAGACGCTCACCGAGCTCCGGGAGTGGAACCTCGCCCACGAGCGGGCCGGGGCCATCAAGTACGGCCAGGCCAACCTGGATCAATCGGACGATCTGGATCTGGAGAGCGACCGCGCCTCCTACGAGGAGGATCGGGCGCGGGACCTGCGCCTGAACGGCGAGCACGGCATCGACGAGGTGATGACGGGCATGGAGCTCGACGCGCTGCTGTTCCCGGGATCGGGGGGTGCGGGCATCTCGGCACGGCCCGGCTATCCCACGGTGATCGTGCCGTTCGCGCTCGTGCCGGTGGACGACGAGGACTTCCCCGCGGGCTTCGATCCACAGCCCGCGCCCTATGGGGTCAGCTTCGCCGGGATGGCGTGCAGCGAGCCGCGGTTGATCGCGCTGGCGTACGCGTTCGAGCAGGCCACGAAGCGCAGGGTGCCGCCGCCCGGAATGCCGTAG
- the tesB gene encoding acyl-CoA thioesterase II, translated as MSFSADDLVALLDLEPLEENIYRGSNRDIGTRRIYGGQVLAQALAAAQRTVEDSRLVHSLHGYFILAGDLAAPVVYFVDRLRDGGSFTTRRVTAIQHGRAIFNMAASFHKAEDGLEHQEPMPEAPAPDSLTPELELIRQRAGSIPSPLREVLTQDRPLDFRPADQGDPFDNAPKAPQRTWWVRANGVLGDDPLIHRAVLAYASDYGLLVSAVRPHGMSFRDPRLMVASLDHSLWFHRPFRVDEWLLYVVESPVAAGGRAFTRGTYYTRDGLLVASVAQEGLMRTVSPGR; from the coding sequence ATGTCCTTCAGCGCTGACGACCTCGTGGCCCTGCTCGACCTCGAGCCGCTCGAGGAGAACATCTACCGGGGCAGCAACCGCGACATCGGCACGCGGCGCATCTACGGTGGCCAGGTGCTGGCGCAGGCGTTGGCCGCAGCGCAGCGCACCGTCGAGGACAGCCGGCTCGTACACTCGCTCCACGGCTACTTCATCCTTGCGGGTGACCTGGCTGCGCCGGTGGTCTACTTCGTCGATCGGTTGCGCGACGGCGGGTCCTTCACGACCCGCCGCGTCACCGCCATCCAGCACGGTCGCGCCATCTTCAACATGGCCGCGTCCTTCCACAAGGCGGAGGACGGACTGGAGCACCAGGAGCCGATGCCCGAGGCGCCTGCCCCGGATTCCCTCACGCCCGAGCTCGAGCTCATCCGGCAGCGGGCCGGCAGCATTCCCTCGCCGCTGCGCGAGGTACTGACGCAGGACCGGCCGTTGGACTTCCGGCCGGCCGATCAGGGGGACCCCTTCGACAACGCCCCCAAGGCGCCGCAGCGGACGTGGTGGGTGCGGGCCAACGGTGTCCTCGGGGACGATCCCCTGATCCACCGGGCGGTGCTTGCCTATGCCTCCGACTACGGACTGCTGGTGTCCGCCGTGCGTCCGCACGGGATGAGCTTCCGCGACCCGCGCCTGATGGTGGCCAGCCTCGACCACTCCCTCTGGTTCCACCGGCCCTTCCGGGTGGACGAGTGGCTCCTGTACGTGGTCGAAAGTCCCGTCGCCGCCGGGGGCCGCGCCTTCACGCGCGGCACCTACTACACGCGCGACGGCCTGCTCGTGGCGTCGGTGGCGCAGGAAGGGCTGATGCGGACGGTCTCGCCGGGTCGGTGA
- a CDS encoding FAD-dependent oxidoreductase encodes MATEARDLHTGVPLWAAGPHVALPTTPLARDARTDVLVVGAGISGALTADLLAEAGLRVTVVDRRGPALGSTLASTSLLLYALDTPLHRMARALGEEAALRAWRRSRLALAALEDRIRRLGLRADVHRRSTLYLEGDLLDAGGLAAEGRARRAAGFECAWLTAADVAARFGIAPRAALWGHGGLVADPRRLALGLLDQAARRGARFQWPVDVVRVEPERDRVIAHTAEGPTLTARHLVWATGYEFPDRVPAAGHRIVSTWVIATGPGTWKGPGRRALIWEASDPYLYLRSGPGGSIIAGGEDEPFEDEDARDALLPEKTATLERRVTQLIPGIQSRAAHAWTASFGETASGLPHIGAVPGSPRCYALMGYGGNGITFSMMGAQILRGLITEEPDADTDLFAFPRE; translated from the coding sequence TTGGCCACCGAAGCCCGTGATCTGCACACCGGCGTCCCGCTCTGGGCCGCGGGTCCTCACGTCGCGCTTCCCACCACGCCGCTGGCCCGCGACGCCCGCACCGATGTCCTGGTGGTCGGAGCGGGCATCTCCGGTGCGCTCACGGCCGACCTGCTCGCGGAAGCCGGCCTGCGGGTCACGGTGGTGGATCGGCGGGGTCCCGCGCTCGGGTCCACGCTGGCCTCGACGTCCCTGCTGCTCTACGCGCTGGACACGCCGCTCCACCGGATGGCGCGCGCGCTGGGGGAGGAGGCCGCGCTGCGCGCCTGGCGCCGGTCGCGACTGGCCCTGGCGGCCCTCGAGGACCGCATCCGTCGGCTGGGGCTGCGCGCCGACGTCCATCGTCGCTCCACCCTCTACCTGGAAGGCGACCTGCTGGATGCCGGCGGGTTGGCTGCGGAGGGTCGCGCCCGGCGAGCAGCCGGGTTCGAGTGCGCCTGGCTGACCGCGGCAGACGTGGCCGCTCGCTTCGGCATCGCCCCGCGGGCCGCGCTCTGGGGACACGGGGGCCTGGTCGCGGACCCCCGCCGTCTCGCGCTGGGCCTTCTGGACCAGGCGGCGCGCCGCGGCGCGCGGTTCCAGTGGCCCGTGGACGTCGTGCGCGTCGAGCCCGAGCGCGACCGTGTGATCGCGCACACGGCAGAGGGCCCCACGCTTACCGCCCGCCATCTCGTCTGGGCGACCGGATACGAGTTCCCGGACCGCGTGCCGGCCGCAGGTCACCGCATCGTGTCGACCTGGGTCATCGCGACGGGGCCCGGCACATGGAAGGGGCCCGGTCGGAGGGCGCTGATCTGGGAAGCGTCGGATCCCTATCTGTACCTGCGCAGCGGACCGGGCGGCTCGATCATCGCGGGCGGTGAGGACGAGCCCTTCGAAGACGAGGATGCGCGCGACGCGCTGTTGCCGGAGAAGACGGCGACACTCGAACGGCGGGTCACGCAGTTGATCCCGGGAATCCAGAGCCGGGCCGCGCACGCCTGGACGGCCAGCTTCGGCGAGACCGCCTCCGGTCTGCCGCACATCGGCGCCGTACCCGGCTCACCGCGCTGTTACGCCCTGATGGGCTACGGCGGAAACGGCATCACGTTCTCGATGATGGGCGCACAGATCCTGCGGGGCCTCATCACCGAGGAGCCGGACGCGGATACGGATCTGTTCGCCTTCCCCCGGGAGTAG